In the genome of Harmonia axyridis chromosome 4, icHarAxyr1.1, whole genome shotgun sequence, the window gaaactctgtggtactcagaataagagagataggccaaacatatgttatatatttgaaatcagggaaaaaagagctagtcaaatatagagaaatatatagggtgttctatttgaagaaatgaagttgcaatcaatatgttgctcaccctgtatatatttcgttttgtgaaataatttaaaaaaatactagtcgatttcgtgaaacttttgtagaaaacatttcgTTGTACTTCTTTTagaaacaaagttaaagggggggtcaattatggtgaaaaatccGGTACACCCAGGAGAGTGTTTCAATGATCACATACAGAAATCTGTGTGATGGGGAATTCAAACATTGCATGTTAGAAGGAGTTTTGAGAAAGATGCAAGCTTATTTTATGACTTCGATACTCGACCTCCGATAAATGCTCAGCTATAGATTACATCTATCATAATATGATAGATATATATTATATAgttttttggactcgtctagggtagctctacctcaggttaatgtatgtacatttaccaatgaaacaacctgtatatcttAGTAAAAGAAAAgtagaaaaaattttatgaatggtACTACAACTAGCTTGCTGTAAATTCAAGGAAATTTATCAGGAGTTTCTAAGAAATCTCAAATTTGCCTAGGAGAGTCAAGATAAAAAATATAGTAAACAAAAGGAAATATTTGTATATTGTTTCTACATACCAATAGTGCTACTAATTCCACTTGAAGCTTCTTTTTGGTCACAAATTCTTCGACTATCAGAAAGATTAACTCCAAGTTTCTGTCTTTCATTCTCAGTTTGTGATTTAGTATTAGATGATGCtctaacctttttttttggtaCTCTTGTAGATTCATCTGTACTCTGTTCAGGTAATCTCGTAAGAAAAACAACACAATTAGATATTTGATTTGAAGGAAAAGTAGTACCTCTATCACTAATATCCACCATTTtatcagacaattttttttcttcctgTGGAATGCATTCAAAATGTTTTGATTCATTTGGTGAAACTTTTGTATTTAATCTGATTTTTGGAATTTCAGTCCGATCCTCCTCATTTAAAATAGCTTTTTCAGTTTTCTCCTCAGGTGTTCCTGTAGGCTCTAGAAAATTATTGAGACACGATTCATTTAAATTACTTGCTACATTGCTTTCGGTTTCCAACTCTGTGatagtttcatttatttttctggTTAATGGTTTATTCatgtcatttttatttgaattttcttcatcAACTATAGATTTTACACTgtgtataataattttttttgatggtAGAGAACAAACACCAATGGTGTTTTTAGTTTTGTGGTTCTTAGAATTCATATAATGTTCAACAGAATTAAGAAGTAATGGATTActatttgtggttacatcaaTATTTCTTGGTTGTATCTCATGTTTTTCATTTAATGAAGGTTCCATCTGAAATTCTTTGGAAGATGTAAATATATCTACATTAACTATCTCTGAAGGTTTTTGAGATAGTAATTCAATAATATTAGTGAGACTATTTCTATTCAAGATCTTATTTGGGGTTTTTCTGCGTTTCTGGGTTTTTCTTTGTGGCAGCATAGGAAAGATATAGTTATAAACCCAATCTGATTCACTGCATTGGGTCCTTGCAagtcttttcaatattttctttttttcagttatattaattttatcaaatttttcaaagggGCAGGAGATATCTGAATTTTCAGTTGCTACGACAattttatcaacatttttcaataattctctaGCACAATTTTTACTTGAAACATTATTTTTGGTTATGTTCTCATTGTTAGGAATGTATGTTTCATAGGCATTATCAAGAGTTTTGTTGATAgagatgtttgaattttcagctccAGTGAAGGATTTATCAACATTTTCCTGTGATTCTAATGATGCGCTATTACAATTTTTacttaaattgttatttttgtttatattcttaTTATTAGAAATGGATGTTTCATCTGCactatcaagaattttgttgacACTTTTTCCTTCTGATTCATTTGAAGGCtttgaataaacatttttaaatttgttcaacTGATCATTCACAATTTCtgtaattattaattttaaattttgttgatGAGGGTCAATCACTTGATGTGGTGTGTCAAGGAACTTTTCATGCCTTCCATGAAGAACAGTAGAAGGAAAGctattttgttcaatatttctttcaacTGATTTAGGgtttttattctgaatttttttttccaagatGTAAGAGTCTCTTCTAGATAATctagaatattttttgaaagcactttttttttcattatggaAGTTTTTGGCTGCTTCACATTCACTTGAACTTGTATATTCTTCTGGAGAATAATTTCCTTGATTTGAAGATGCACGAGTTCTTCTAGGTCTACTATAATTCCTTCTTGATTTGGGTCTCTCAGAGTCATTTTTTTCTACATATGAACATGAAGGTTCATAATATCTTGATGGAACCACCCTATGTTTGTGTTCTATTTCTGGTAAAGAGATGATATCCTTTAGATGCCTTCTAGAGGAAGTCTTTGGAACCTTGTAATATATTATCCtttcttctttttcaggtaTATCTGAATCGCTCATACTTACTTCAACTAATCTTGTCCTCCTTTTAATTTGAGGAAATCTGTTCAATTCTACATTATTCGTTTTGAGTACTTCCTTGATTGTTTTTCTATTCCTAGAACCCCAGTCATGAAAATACTCTTTTTTTCTTCGAGATATTGATCTTCCCTTGTTAATTCTTTGCTTAATGATTTTCTGCTCAGATGCCATCACAGGATCATCTTCAATGTAAATCAACTTGCCTTGAggcttaattttttttgttttcaatttaataGGTCTATCCAATTCAACTGAATAATCAGATTCTTCAGAACTATCAGAGTATTTCAATCCTTCGATAGTCTTGGAGGCTACAACATTTTTTTGCTTATATTCTATATCTGAGTTATTGTCATTTTCTTTATCAGAAACATACACATATTTAATAtgagatttttttgttttagaaaGCGATCTTGCTCTTGTCTTGCCCATTTTTCCT includes:
- the LOC123677703 gene encoding metacaspase-2-like, whose amino-acid sequence is MADSSESDLCEVTNSPNFTGMVKRAKKITDDLPKVADTIENIIRGNYRKSIISRAVHPSLVCSTPFAPNKLKDNISFSSISTLLSESEEQNNQSYRKPQNLKPQQKEISINGDKNISAYREPLIVENTSGQQISKPSLNSSFEKEQLAIDEFSKHQTSKLNISTIQKNNIPNIVNDCRIGEESGLNKSNKIINEENKYSSTGSVQSAIEIDNQLSTSKLKKRKAEHSGHKQNDIQYDSHSISKRKKAIERTIEESSSNSALSSVDIPDKSNFSHYVPKKKEGIIKEKTYFPLKGKMGKTRARSLSKTKKSHIKYVYVSDKENDNNSDIEYKQKNVVASKTIEGLKYSDSSEESDYSVELDRPIKLKTKKIKPQGKLIYIEDDPVMASEQKIIKQRINKGRSISRRKKEYFHDWGSRNRKTIKEVLKTNNVELNRFPQIKRRTRLVEVSMSDSDIPEKEERIIYYKVPKTSSRRHLKDIISLPEIEHKHRVVPSRYYEPSCSYVEKNDSERPKSRRNYSRPRRTRASSNQGNYSPEEYTSSSECEAAKNFHNEKKSAFKKYSRLSRRDSYILEKKIQNKNPKSVERNIEQNSFPSTVLHGRHEKFLDTPHQVIDPHQQNLKLIITEIVNDQLNKFKNVYSKPSNESEGKSVNKILDSADETSISNNKNINKNNNLSKNCNSASLESQENVDKSFTGAENSNISINKTLDNAYETYIPNNENITKNNVSSKNCARELLKNVDKIVVATENSDISCPFEKFDKINITEKKKILKRLARTQCSESDWVYNYIFPMLPQRKTQKRRKTPNKILNRNSLTNIIELLSQKPSEIVNVDIFTSSKEFQMEPSLNEKHEIQPRNIDVTTNSNPLLLNSVEHYMNSKNHKTKNTIGVCSLPSKKIIIHSVKSIVDEENSNKNDMNKPLTRKINETITELETESNVASNLNESCLNNFLEPTGTPEEKTEKAILNEEDRTEIPKIRLNTKVSPNESKHFECIPQEEKKLSDKMVDISDRGTTFPSNQISNCVVFLTRLPEQSTDESTRVPKKKVRASSNTKSQTENERQKLGVNLSDSRRICDQKEASSGISSTIGTRKSTRRRNAVCNDNYLKNIFGTPEKGRERKTTTKQSVKKGSKTNKEGPKSKESEYSTVDEDSATKVAKSSKGKKNGITKKQNKNSTVEPLSDQADGDYISSNGSSTHSRAASPFEKEDNYSVDEELDEKYVEKEIITKKAAKRQAKSSGNKMTSSDSESTSTVKDSNINVTKPKNRNTSPKPKKRKKRKTLGCKIPKMKTVKKKDVKSPSKKTIEGSMGNISIEARKSSGSKSAKNIHYMEENNSSIVQDQSNDPEHWARGDMHIRNLGKTHTGVYSLEEKYGYIALPPKSKKKFINTEYDVFYTRLEGANSLLSREINLQEAPLFFVIPKGTPACIKNTGDGRVLLFYLIKK